ATTTCGACTGAAATAAGCACCGatctattgtttttattgtattgtgaaAACAGAATATGAGTCTGAGCAGCCCAGTCCACCCTGCTTAGCTTGGACAGACAGTGCCGGTTCCGCGAGCACGCATGTCTCCGAATACAGCGCCAGCAAGCACTCCCCTGTCTTCTATGGTCTCATGGCAGCTAAGGTGACGTGTCCCATAAATTTTCTCTTGCGTATGTAAGGcatttgtataaaaataaatctatttgtatctaaactgaacaaaattataaacgcaacacttttgtttttgcccccatttagctgaactcaaaggtctaagactttctctatgaacataaaaggcctatttccctcaaatattgttcttgacctgactgcagttcgtcatcgtaaccgacttgagttggcaaatgctcacattcgatagCGTCTGgaactttggagaggtgttctcttcacggatgaatcccggttttcactgtagagggcagatggcagacagctcagctcatgataaatgggggcaaaaaagtgatggtttataattttgttcactgTATTTAAATGCTTTCATATGGGTTTCTAGGTTGCTGTGGATGATAATCCATTGAAGAATTTCAATCCCCTTTTGAGCCACCCTGCCCTTGCTGGGTACTCCGTGTGGGACAGGCCTTCATTCTCCAGTCGCAAACAGCCTCCAACCACAACTCCCCAATGGCTTCAAAGTGAGCTCCAAATCTGTACATCTTGTATTAAAATACATTGACTGCCTTAAACCAACCGGAGGTTGTGTGTTTACCCTGTAACCTCGGGTTTTGGGATGCAAGCTCATTGCAGCACAACTATGATAATCATCTGCTGAGGCATATTTTTCACTTGCTACTTTTAACTAACTAATGATACCACAGAGTGTTTGGACTAAATTCCTCCCGCGCATAGCCAAAATGCCACTCCCTCTCTTCTGCCCATGTCTGCCCCAGACTCCATCATCCAGTTCTTGGAGGAGTCTGTGTTTCCAGTGCTGCTGCCTGGACTGGAGGCCATGCTTAGAGAGGCCCAGAGACAACACTGCTTTGAGGTACCACAGCAATATATTATATAACTAACATGATATGATGGCCATTTACTAGACAGCATCATCCATAATGTACAAGGAAATCAAACTCAACTGGTGTGGAAAACAACAAACTGAGCCATCAAAACTAGCCTACGTCCCAAAATACAGGCTACAGCGCAATGCAGTATGACTAGCCTAACTTACGCTACCTTGAAGGAAAAACATTAAAGTTCCTCATACGGCTATATACTTACAGGATTTTCAAAGTACTTAATAGTGTACTACGCCTGAGTGAGCCGCATAAAAACGAGTTGTTCTTACGATATGTACACTAGTGTTCTACAGCTTCAACCCTGATGTCCTGTCACCTGTTCTCAGGGGAAAAGAACGGCATTCAACGCCTGTGACTTCCTAACTGAGTGGTTGTACAAGTAAGACTGACTGCCTGTGCTCTTTTCTCTGCACCACGCTCACTTAGATTAGTTAAAACAGCTTTGACACTGTCTCTGAACCTTCTCCCACCTGTTGGTCTGCTGAACATTAAGACGCTGCCATTTTAAAAAGTGCCTGTCCGTCACTATAAATGGTTCGGTGTTACGCAGCAATGTCTAACTGAACTCAGTCTCCTGTGTGTTCCCGAAACACTTTGCATCTGACATCACGGTACTGTTTCCCTCCTACTGCAGTCAGAACCCCTGCCGACAAGGACAGTCCCGTGTGGACTTCTATGAGATACCGTTTGTGAAGGACTGGCTCTGCACACAGTGAGTTTCAAGTGACTGAATGAAGTGTGGACaaatcagaaaacacacagtgcTTCAATAAATACACGTACACACCCCTTTAGGCTGATGCTGCCCTTTTGAAAAGAGGTGACTCACTCCCCGCCCTCCCTCTAactctcttctcccctcatttgattccttttctcctctttctctctccttccagtCCCAGACCTCCCCTGCCCCTCTCCCTAATTCTGTCTGACGAGCAGGCTGCTGTTCTCATTCAGTCCTTCTGGCGGGGTTATAAGGTATGTGTGATTAACTATGAAGTATGGGCCATATTGTTCCATTAGAAATAGTCCTATTGAACATTTAATGGCTGTATTTGCATTGGTTAgtggtttataagagcaatgAAGAATCTCGGAAGTGGTATATTGCCAGTATAGGCCTACAATGGCCACGTGCTGTGCATGTGTAGGAACTCTGCATTGCATCGTGCATAAGAATGTCTCTTAGCCACCATGGTAAATTGGAAATATACCTCATCCCCTCATATCTTATTCCTTGCAGATACCATGCAACCATTCCTACCATACCACACATGCAAACATAGCAGCCAATGGCTGACCTCCCATAGGCATTGAAGTCTGCCTGTAATGGTGTTGTCTCATTTACCAATAGAAGACCACCTTTTCACACAGTAACACTAAATGGGGCTCTCGAAACAGATTCCCCGTACAAAATCTATTTTATTCTATCCCTGActgtaacacaaaaaaactaagcTAAACCTGACATTCTAACGCTAACTCAAATCTCAACCCCAGTTGTAACTTTTGAACTAAACCCAACACTTGTACAGAAAAAAGTGCCTTTTTCAAAAcggggaaaatatatttcactggtttagctacaaatacattttgatccTCAGacctttttcttctctttcctccGACCCAGTGATAACGTGGGAAAACTGTGCCAAAAATCGAATCGTCAGTGTAAATTATTGAGGCTGGACATTGCCAGCTGTGGTGTAGATCTGTCATGTCCGATCAAGCTCCGCTTGAGTGGGCTTGCAAAAGCGCTGGGGTGTGCAGAGCAGGGTGGAGTGTGCGTGTTTGTCGTTTGTGGACAGAGATAGGTTGTATTACAGCTGTTATTTCTCAATGCAATTGGCTGTAATTCCTCTCCTATGCAGGAGGTGGCAGTACTGAGTTGTACCTGGTTCTGCCTCGCTGGCGCCCCTGTGTTTCTCCTGCCCTGACTGAGGTGAGGTTCAATAGAGCGAATGATCACTCTCTGGAGGATTTTGGAGGGAGTGGGAAGAGAAGGCTACGATAGGAAAACTCAGGCCCTGCTAAATGAGGGGTGATCAGACAAGAAAAGCAACATGGTTAGTGCTGTTTAGAGGCATGACTGTGGCTGACTCGCTGTTTGACAGACGCCCATGTGGTGTGAGTCCGTATAAGATGGAGATATGAGACATGGAACCAGGCCTTAACGAGGGATACATCGTGAAGGGATTTGGCCTACTGGTTTGCCCTCCCCTCTCACATACCCCCAAGTGACCTCGTGGGCGACCCACCTCAGACACTTTATACTGTGTCCGTCTACTCTGCAAACCCCCACGTCGACCTCTTCCCAGTGTCGAGGAGAAAAAGACCTCGCTGGACGCAGGTGCTTAGCGCTGAGTTATTAGACTGAATCAAATGCTTGGTGTTGGAGGGGCCGGGGCTGTGTGGGCAGGCTGGTGCTGAGGACGGGTCTGTCTGTATCACGAGAGACATGTCACCTGGTGTTCATAGCAGAACAGGGACGAGGACCTATTGGACAAACCCAAGACtgttatccatccatcctctccacGTTCTCATTCACacaaagaacacacaaacacgctcaCAATCCGTCTTCGTCCCTCtttccgctctctctctctctcactctggcGAGTTACGTAACCAGCCAGAAGCTGCACAGACTGCAGAAAAGGGGTGTGGGTTTTTTAGTCAAAGGGGTCGCAGCCATCGCAGTCGCGTCTTCCGTTGACAGTGTGTGTAGTCGTCGCCGGGGGGACGAAACGGTGGACAtcggaaaaacacacacatcgacGGGACACAGCAGTCAGTGTGACAGGATGTTCTCGTGTCTCTCTGAGCGACACAGACAGATGCTTGGCTACACGATGCCGAGGGAGACGCTATGTCTACACAGCACACGTTATGTAACATACTTAGCTAATAGACTGTAGCCCAGCTAGCCATAATCCTCCGCCCTTTAGCCCTGCTGAGGCGCAACGCATTACCGGAGGTACACTTCCAAGTGTTCCACTCCATTTAGCCTGGGTCCCGTTCATTAGGTAGGTCTGCCATGGAACAGATGGAAAGAGACCGAAACAGTTGGGGGCTACCTGAAACCGTCCCATGACTAAGGCTTTGTTTCCGCATCCCGTTTCAAAACAATTTGCGGTGATGTCCTGGTGAATAAGGCCCTGCTCTAACCAGCAGATAAATATCTGTCCACCAAAGCCCAGTTAAGGAAAGCCCACTGCCCAGCAATGCTTTATTTAGCCTCTCAGGCCAGCAAATAGCCCTGGCCAGCATAGGACGTAACACCAGCCAGAGGGACCATATGCGATAGCCCAATACAGGCCAATCCTGGTCACTTGTCACCCTTGCTCTGTGATTGGCCAGACCCTGTTTTGGCCTGCTCTGTAGGACTGTGGGCTGTGTCGATCAAGTTGGTCACCAGTGTTAGCTTTAGCCTGACCTGATAGAGAACCATCATGCTGATACGGCATGTTCGTTCTCTATCAAGATAAGTTCAATGAtctttgcaaacattttatttcatctaTGAGCATCCGCAAAGATTGATGTAATGTAAAGATAGCAATTTCTCTAGCAAATTCAATGGCCGCGTGGTGTGGCTGTTGGACCGACAACTAGGTCTGTGATTACAGACGAGCGGTTCGGGGGCTGTGAGTTGACTTCCATTAGACCAGCGAGCTAGTGGAAAGTTAATGGTAGACGGGTCTGTACAGGTCTATACGGGATGGGAGGTATGAAGTGAGACTGGTATCGACAGTGCTGACTTTTTATTATCTCAGTGTGTCTGCCTATCCAGCCCTCAGAGTGACACATCCAGAGGGACTGATAGGGTCTGCTCACAGTTCACACTATTGGCTTACAGCACATCGCTAAGGGAAGGGAATGCAGTGTTGTTTGAGACATggaatgcttgtgtgtgtgtgtgtgtgtgtgtgtctgtgcgcgcAACACACGTGTGCCAGCTGGTTTTCTTGGTAAGCCTTGGTCTTGGTTGTGGTGAGTACGCCAGAGGGGATTGAGCTGAATGGcgtctgcctgtgtgttttgcgtgtgcgtgtgtgtttctgtgtgtgggtgtgtagtgTGTCATCATTTATATAATCACATTTGAAATGACCACCCTTCAGTCGTACACATGCCACAGGAGAATCCGCTCAACAAACCCTGAAATACacgacgcacgcacacactgtcAGCCAGGGAGCGTTAACCGCGTGACACGAACCCGTTCCTCTACATTCGCTGTACTGGACGAGTCACGCGTATGTACCTCAGCCTACCAAACCTCCCCACAGCCAGAGTGGCTGCAGTACACAGACACCCATCACCAGTCCTTTTCTTCCTGAGTGGTTCTGACGCATGCCTGCACACAAGACGCCACCCCCCACTCCGACCTTTACCCCTCATTTCCATCTCCCCGGTGTCTCCGACCGTCAGCAGAGGGGCCCGGTGCCGCGTTCTGACACCCCGTGAATTAACCATGGCTCCCGTTCCCCTGCCCCCTCTGCCCCATCGCGTGGTCCCGCCTTACGTAACCGGCCCTCTGTCACACCGGAGCTAGCTAGCAACGGCTAACCGCTAACTAAGGCTTCACCCCGCCGTGCAGGGAGGAAcactggggaggggggaggcgGAGGACGGGGAGTGAGATGAAGGAATGGGAGCACGGGGGTGAGAGAGACTGAAGAGacggagaggggagagagtgaaacgagaggaggagggggtggggaggaggggagagagagacataataGGGTCACTCTggggagtgggaggagaggaagagataaaTGAGAACAAGGggtgggatggatggatggatggtgagAATGGGAAGGAAGAGgtggggaggagaagagaggaaatattcaggagagagaagggagaggggagggagcgagagagggggaagaaTAGTAAAGAATTGAAGAAAAGAAGTAGAAACGATGGGAacaggcagagaggaggggtggaagtggcaaagaggagagaggggggatggaaggagaaaaaggaaggcaggaggaggaggaggggtaaGAGAAGAATGGAGAGCAGGAGGGAACTGGtgaagagagactgagagaaagaagggTCTAGTTAGAATTaaagggggtgggggctggGAGACGGGGGTATTCAGGGGCATTTTCTATTCAACAGCAGTGGCTATTTGTAACCTCATTGAGATCTTGGAGGCCGGACAGAAACCCAGGGAAAGACATGTGAATGGCTGCAGGCACAAACAGTCTCTCTCACTATTCTGAGCTCTGGCTTTATCATTTCACATTATGATCAGCTTCCATATTATCGTCAGCCTCCACATTATCGTCAGCCTCCACATTATCGTCAGCCTCCACATGATCATTAACACCCAACAGCTGAAAAACATGGCACTGCgtcaagaaagaaaaagaacccCATCTCTTATCCATGACGCCATCCACATAATCATCATCCATGTTATCTTTATTACCTACATTATTCTCCACTTGATCATCCACATTATAATCCATCCACTTCAGTATCTACTTGTAATAGCTAAAATCGTTGAGAAGGGCTTGTCCGCAAGGCTTGACTGCGAATCCAAGAATCGACATGTTATTAATGCCAAACTTCTGGTGGCGGTGGAATTGTAATCAAGTCACAATATATTTCCAATGCGTTTCACGTGGTCAGAGCTCAAGTAGAGAATATTTAGAATAGTTACAAATATAAATTAGGAAACAACGTGGAAATGTAGAGCAGAGCGTACACAAATAACATCTATAATTAGGTGTGTCGGTTCTGACTCAACTGGTCAAGATCAAAACCAGGGGGATATTACTAAAGATATTACTGGATGTTTTAGTTTGACTGTCTATTCACTCAAGGTAGCTCAGGGAGAACAATGGTCATTACAacgctttgtgtgtgtgtgtgtgtgtgtgtgtgtgaaggtacGGGCTCATCCAGAGGTTCAGGAGCTGCGCCAGTGGCAGAGGGAGCTTAGGGACGAGAACAGAGACATCACCAAAACCGTCCAGGAGTTCTGGGCTCGCCAGGAGAGCCGGGGTgagagaagacacacacactggcctcCTATCACTCTGCCCCAGGCCTCAGGCTAGCCGGCCACACGACGCTGTTGATCCTAAACCTCCCCGTAGCCCACAACTGCTCCTGATAACACGCCGACACACGCATGCCTGCACAACACACATCTTCTGACGCAGAAGGCCTTTGATGTTGCAGTAAGTGAATTAGGATGTTGCCGAGGAGAGGAGAGCCGTGGTACtgagggagcgagggagagagacagggcaggctagagagaggagggaatgaggggaagtgaaagagagagagaacatgtcTTCAGGGCTCAGGATCTTTGTGTGACATAGAGAAAAGGTACGGGAGGGCAGATGCGTGCGTGGCAGTAGGGAGGTATTGGAGGGAGAGATAAAAGTGTCCGtggggatctgtgtgtgtgtgttggtatgtgtgtttgtatgagagAGGATAGGGAAGAGCAGCTGTGAATGTAGGCCCGAGTCCAGACGGAAAGGGTCCTGACTgattgacagactgactgacttgcTGAATGACTGGTCACCTTGAAAGAAACACTTGTCTTTGACACCCAACCTTTTACAGTTCTTAATAGTAACACGCACTGgcacacaaacataatcaaaTGCGCCCAGAGCCTCTCTCCTCACGTACAAACATACAAACGGATATGCTGGAATATGCATACACACTCCCATGTCACAATATCCCCGCACACAACATGTTCAGCCTTGTCTAATGTGTCTTTTgtacacagaccacacacagaggcacacatTCCAAAACCAACAAAGGCACActtcacacacactaaaacccCGTGGAGCAGCGAACATTCTCCCACCCACTCAACACTACCCTCCTGCTGCCTGAACCAGGGGGGGAGTGGGGGAAAGAACACCTGACTGGAGGTTTTCACTGCAGATGGAGAGGCTCCACTTTCTCTCCACCTGTCAACATCAGCGCATACAGTGTTCTCAATGGGTAGAGACTTCTTTATACCTGACCACTGGGTTCTAGATGGGGACCTCTTTCTGTCTCGCAGCATCAGCACCAGGGCATTATACGGtacttgcgtgtgtgtgagagagtcaGAGAATGTGTGTTAGGGATAGATGCGtacaggaagagaaggagaagtGGGGTTAGATGGTGGAGgggaaaagggagggagagaggctgaaCCTTGCTGAACTTGCAGTTTGtccgttttttatttttttttggttgccTGTTGTTGCTTTTCGCCGTTAATGAAACGAGAGTGGAGCAGCAAAGAGCAGAGAGTAacaaatgacccaaagcacaggaCCGAGACAagcgggggagagagggagagttgaatgggagagggaggaggacagatgggagagagaacaagagaaaagATATGGTAACTGTTATCTGCTAACAGCAGCTGGCTGGATGGCACCTTACCCAGCACCAAGCAGAGCCCATTTCACCACACTCCACAGGCCGAAACACTAAAACACTTCACCATTTGAAACATGCACTGGAAACCAAGCGGGAAAAACACTGTTCACCTCATGGCACCTCGAGGTCGTAGCGTCGTCCCTATATAGGTTCTATTTCCGTTGACTAAATTGAACAGAAAAACGAACTGACCACAAGCCTGATGGACAAACACGGTTAACACTCTGAAACGTAGCGAGCCGTCACAAACAGCGTTGGGCCTGTGGCGTCTATGTCTTTGTGTTGACTATTGTAACCGGTCAAATGTAGTGCTCCATTCTGCTCAACATAGCTTCGCATCCATGATGTCATGTCCATTGTGTATTAGAGAGGCTAACAATAGAGCAGGCCAGGCAGCTGTCACCGTAAGCCAGTGTGCAAACCTCTCAGTTGCGCGCGCGTGTCTGCGTTTGAGTGTGAGCCTATTGTACGTTTggtttattttgttctattctTCCCCAGTGAGCTCGGCCTTAGCTGACCTCATCGGGGACTCTCCCTTCCCTGGGTGCTCCAACTCGGGCGTGTCCATCCAGGTGGTCTCCCCGACCCCACAGAACACCGTGGTTCACACCCCCACTGCCCAGACCACCCCCGAGAGCGCCGGGGGTGGCGAGGAGATGACCGGGGAGCAGGGGACACCGACCGACTCACTGACGCTACCCTAGGCTCCGGGAGACATTGTTTTCTCCACCGCTATGGACAGCTTCTCCCCTTCCTTGGGAAGCCACTGAAGCCACAGGGACTGTCCTCCCTTCATCCAGAGGCTGCCGCTGAGAGACCAAAGAGATTGAGGCCATTGTGATTCCAAATGCCACCATATCTCTAGGCACCACATTGACTAGTGGACCTAGATAGGGCACATGGTGACATTTTGGTTGAGCATGATGTCTCCTCAGAGAAAAACGTTTACAAACCACTGCTGCTCAAGGGTGTGGCTTATATACTGATTTTAGAAATTGCATAAATAAATTTGGTGTTGACAAAACGGAGTTCACATTTCAAATATGATTAAATTGTCTGGTAGTTACAAGGCCAACTGCGTTGCTTCTCGTCACGTAATATCTCATGCAACTGAATGATATCTCCTTTTTCCACAAACCCTTTGTCTTGTGATTGATTCATTTAATGTTTCCACTCAAAACAGGAATTTACGACATAGAAAAGGATGAGTGTAAATGAACAGAATTGCACTTTCATTTTCCAGGCTAGCCTTGTGTCCTGTGAGTCAGGAAGCTGAAGACGGAAAGAGGAAGAGATCAGAGAAGTGACTGAGTGGAGTACAGCAATAAAACACTAATATTATTTCTCCTAGTAACTCTGTGACCATTTAAATACAGTCCATCGCTTTGTGCGTCTTTCAGTATATTAGCATTACACAGTAACAATATACTCTGTCTGAGGGATTTACCATGGTCTTGAAGGCCTCACAGTTTTCTAACTGAAGCCGATcacagagcagaacagaaaGATGACCAATCCTGACACAGTGACCATCAGAATGGTAGGCGGGGCCATTTATCTCAGTAAGTTGGTAATTGGATGCCCGAGGGACAGCTGCCACTG
This is a stretch of genomic DNA from Esox lucius isolate fEsoLuc1 chromosome 11, fEsoLuc1.pri, whole genome shotgun sequence. It encodes these proteins:
- the iqck gene encoding IQ domain-containing protein K — protein: MSKLIGAKKSLWHQICEEYESEQPSPPCLAWTDSAGSASTHVSEYSASKHSPVFYGLMAAKVAVDDNPLKNFNPLLSHPALAGYSVWDRPSFSSRKQPPTTTPQWLQNSIIQFLEESVFPVLLPGLEAMLREAQRQHCFEGKRTAFNACDFLTEWLYNQNPCRQGQSRVDFYEIPFVKDWLCTHPRPPLPLSLILSDEQAAVLIQSFWRGYKVRAHPEVQELRQWQRELRDENRDITKTVQEFWARQESRVSSALADLIGDSPFPGCSNSGVSIQVVSPTPQNTVVHTPTAQTTPESAGGGEEMTGEQGTPTDSLTLP